From Humibacter ginsenosidimutans, a single genomic window includes:
- a CDS encoding NAD(P)-dependent oxidoreductase yields the protein MTTIAIIGGTGFSGGNIAREALSRGWAVRSLSRNAPKQPIDGVDYLTGSYTDAADLARLVDGADALVLAVHATDADGNDVLTTALPAIADAAAAAGARLGVVGGAGSSLVAEGGPRLVDTPEFHDEWKPEALTHAGVLEWLRAQYPAGSDGLRWFYVSPAALYGAFAPGETTGGYRTDGDLLVSKDGGSSEISGTDFALAFVDELATPAHENRRFTVGH from the coding sequence ATGACCACGATCGCCATCATCGGAGGTACCGGATTCTCGGGCGGCAACATCGCCCGCGAAGCACTGTCGCGCGGATGGGCGGTGCGGTCGCTCTCGCGCAACGCGCCGAAGCAGCCGATCGACGGTGTGGACTACCTCACGGGCTCGTACACCGACGCCGCTGACCTGGCGCGGCTGGTCGACGGTGCCGACGCGCTGGTGCTCGCCGTGCACGCCACCGACGCCGACGGCAATGACGTGCTCACCACGGCGCTGCCGGCGATCGCGGATGCCGCGGCCGCGGCGGGCGCGCGCCTCGGCGTCGTCGGCGGTGCCGGAAGCTCCCTCGTGGCCGAGGGTGGTCCGCGTCTCGTCGACACCCCGGAATTCCACGATGAGTGGAAGCCGGAAGCCCTCACGCACGCCGGCGTGCTCGAGTGGTTGCGCGCGCAGTACCCGGCCGGCTCCGACGGCCTGCGCTGGTTCTACGTGAGCCCCGCAGCGCTCTACGGCGCCTTCGCGCCCGGAGAGACGACCGGAGGCTACCGCACCGACGGCGACCTGCTCGTCAGCAAGGACGGCGGCTCCTCTGAGATCTCCGGCACCGACTTCGCGCTGGCGTTCGTCGACGAGCTCGCGACCCCCGCGCACGAGAACCGCCGCTTCACAGTCGGTCACTGA
- a CDS encoding phosphotransferase, producing MHDAQVHVEVPTVRTLLAEQFPQWGDLPVTHVEGAGTVNALFRVGDGLAARFPLVVNDPDASLAAQRLEADRAHEFAGASDVPCPLPVAIGRAGAGYPGPWSLTTWIDGHPASPHSVEGSTVFANELAELILRLRAAPTSERAFTGTGRGGDLRTHDEWMATCLTNSEGLLDVPALRSAWARLRRLPRLDGDAMTHGDLIPANLLVRDGHLAGVVDVGGFAPADPALDLVAAWHLFEEPARGELRAALRRGIHESEAVEELRWARGAAWAFEQALGLVWYYRVSNPAMSELGISSLQRIMEADVLARP from the coding sequence ATGCATGACGCGCAGGTGCACGTCGAGGTGCCGACCGTGCGCACGCTGCTCGCGGAGCAGTTTCCGCAGTGGGGCGATCTGCCGGTGACGCACGTCGAGGGGGCGGGGACCGTGAACGCCCTCTTCCGAGTGGGCGACGGACTCGCCGCCCGCTTTCCGCTCGTCGTCAACGATCCGGATGCCTCCCTCGCCGCCCAGCGGCTCGAGGCGGATCGCGCGCACGAGTTCGCCGGGGCCTCCGATGTGCCCTGCCCGCTGCCCGTGGCCATCGGCCGTGCAGGGGCCGGCTACCCGGGGCCGTGGTCGCTCACGACCTGGATCGACGGGCATCCCGCGTCGCCCCACTCGGTGGAGGGCTCGACGGTGTTCGCGAACGAGCTGGCGGAACTGATCCTGCGGCTGCGCGCCGCACCCACGAGCGAGCGAGCGTTCACGGGCACGGGACGGGGTGGCGACCTGCGCACCCACGATGAGTGGATGGCGACGTGCCTGACGAACAGCGAGGGCTTGCTCGACGTACCCGCGCTACGCTCCGCGTGGGCGAGGCTGCGCCGACTCCCTCGGCTCGACGGCGACGCGATGACGCACGGCGATCTCATTCCGGCGAACCTGCTCGTGCGCGACGGACACCTCGCGGGCGTCGTCGACGTCGGCGGGTTCGCGCCGGCCGATCCGGCGCTCGATCTCGTCGCGGCGTGGCACCTGTTCGAGGAGCCGGCGCGCGGTGAGCTGCGCGCTGCGCTGCGGCGGGGCATCCACGAGTCCGAAGCCGTGGAGGAGCTCCGCTGGGCGCGCGGTGCGGCGTGGGCCTTCGAACAGGCGCTCGGGCTGGTCTGGTACTACCGGGTGAGCAACCCGGCCATGAGCGAACTCGGAATCAGCTCGCTGCAGAGGATCATGGAAGCAGACGTGCTCGCGCGCCCGTGA
- a CDS encoding MMPL family transporter, producing the protein MTRAPSEHRIGPIGRLGTACARHPWLTIAVWAAVVVAAAATALAGIGGQNLFDRLSGSVPSVHGESSEGADRLASGASTKSVTLLVHGVDPSDPELVSRTTALARQLAALPHTTVADPLAVPGGIHNPAVAPLVAKDGDGILVTATVTGVNGHSASQATLDRAQHDMDAAATDLRAAHSHATVEVGSTQLLTDSLQSISENDLRRGETVALPIALLVMLIVFGGFIAAGLPLIGAGASIVTSLGILLAFTYVTDIANTVINVVTAVGLGLSIDYGLLVVSRFREEYRAAVARGQDAVGQGTSREHDRAVRLAAIGTALDRAGRTVLFSGTTFAIASLGLLVFEPAFVRAVGIAAIAVTVVAMLSATTLIPAIFALTGQKLLKPGALTRLPLVGRWITRFGDVAPDEGFFSRLTRRVQRHPALVTLGCVLILLLLGSPVLTLNLANTSIDAVPRASSQYTFETTLVDEFPDAAPARVQLVATTRADLTTWSSSVARLDHVDSVQTPQQSGDAWSARVEVNPRDGVSVVREIRGDAPAFRHWVTGIDAGTVDLADSLARGAPWAVLIVALGTIALLFLMTGSLVVPLKALVASALSLGASLGLLVWGFQDGAFAGILGFDADHVYGVDVIVLVLALAFGFGLAMDYEMFILSRIKERVDAGTDGRESIALGLQRSGRIITSAALIIIVVFAGFATGDLLIIKQLGVALAFAVLIDATIVRCLLVPAFMTWQERIMWWAPRWMKRLHAKIGIAEG; encoded by the coding sequence ATGACGCGCGCGCCGTCCGAACACCGCATCGGACCGATCGGGCGACTCGGCACGGCCTGCGCCAGGCATCCGTGGCTGACGATCGCGGTGTGGGCCGCTGTCGTCGTCGCAGCGGCCGCGACGGCGCTCGCCGGAATCGGCGGCCAGAACCTTTTCGATCGGCTCAGCGGATCCGTGCCGAGCGTGCACGGCGAGAGCTCGGAGGGCGCTGACCGCCTCGCCTCCGGCGCGTCGACGAAGAGCGTGACGCTGCTCGTGCACGGCGTCGATCCATCCGATCCCGAACTGGTCTCACGCACGACGGCGCTCGCGCGGCAGCTCGCCGCGCTGCCGCACACCACGGTGGCCGACCCGCTCGCGGTGCCCGGCGGCATCCACAACCCCGCCGTCGCGCCGCTCGTGGCGAAGGACGGAGACGGCATCCTCGTCACCGCGACGGTGACCGGTGTGAACGGACACTCGGCGTCGCAGGCGACGCTCGACCGCGCGCAGCACGACATGGATGCCGCCGCAACGGACCTGCGCGCGGCCCACTCGCACGCGACGGTCGAGGTGGGCAGCACGCAGCTGCTCACCGACTCGCTGCAGTCCATCTCGGAGAACGACCTGCGTCGCGGCGAGACCGTGGCGCTGCCGATCGCCCTGCTCGTGATGCTGATCGTGTTCGGCGGGTTCATCGCGGCCGGGCTGCCGCTCATCGGGGCGGGCGCGTCCATCGTGACGTCGCTGGGCATCCTGCTGGCGTTCACCTATGTGACGGACATCGCGAACACGGTCATCAACGTCGTCACGGCCGTCGGCCTCGGGCTCTCGATCGACTACGGCCTGCTCGTGGTGAGCCGGTTCCGCGAGGAGTACCGGGCCGCCGTGGCGCGCGGCCAGGATGCCGTGGGCCAGGGCACGAGTCGCGAGCACGATCGCGCCGTGCGGCTCGCGGCCATCGGCACGGCGCTCGACCGCGCAGGACGCACCGTGCTCTTCTCCGGCACCACGTTCGCCATCGCGAGCCTGGGCCTGCTCGTCTTCGAGCCGGCCTTCGTACGCGCTGTCGGCATCGCGGCCATCGCGGTCACGGTGGTGGCCATGCTCTCGGCGACAACGCTCATCCCGGCGATCTTCGCCTTGACCGGCCAGAAGCTGCTGAAGCCGGGTGCGCTGACGAGACTGCCGCTCGTCGGCCGGTGGATCACACGCTTCGGCGATGTGGCGCCCGACGAGGGATTCTTCTCCCGGCTCACGAGACGCGTGCAGCGGCATCCCGCGCTCGTCACGCTCGGCTGCGTGCTCATCCTGTTGCTGCTCGGCAGCCCGGTGCTCACGCTCAACCTGGCCAACACGAGCATCGACGCGGTGCCGAGGGCGTCGAGCCAGTACACGTTCGAGACCACCCTGGTCGACGAGTTTCCGGATGCCGCCCCCGCCAGAGTGCAGCTCGTCGCCACCACACGTGCCGACCTGACAACCTGGTCGTCGTCGGTCGCGAGGCTCGACCACGTGGACTCGGTGCAGACGCCGCAGCAGTCCGGTGACGCCTGGAGCGCGCGAGTCGAGGTGAACCCGCGAGACGGAGTGAGCGTGGTGCGCGAGATCCGCGGCGACGCGCCGGCGTTCCGGCACTGGGTCACCGGCATCGACGCAGGCACCGTCGACCTCGCGGACTCGCTCGCCCGCGGAGCGCCATGGGCGGTGCTCATCGTCGCGCTCGGCACCATCGCCCTGCTCTTCCTCATGACGGGGTCGCTGGTCGTGCCGCTGAAGGCTCTGGTGGCGAGCGCGCTGTCGCTCGGGGCCTCCCTCGGCCTTCTCGTCTGGGGGTTTCAAGATGGGGCGTTCGCCGGCATCCTCGGCTTCGACGCCGATCACGTGTACGGGGTCGACGTGATCGTGCTGGTGCTCGCCCTCGCGTTCGGCTTCGGGCTGGCGATGGACTACGAGATGTTCATCCTGAGCCGCATCAAGGAGCGGGTGGATGCCGGCACCGACGGCCGCGAGTCCATCGCGCTCGGCCTGCAGCGCTCCGGCCGCATCATCACGTCTGCAGCGCTCATCATCATCGTGGTGTTCGCCGGTTTCGCCACCGGTGACCTGCTGATCATCAAGCAGCTCGGTGTCGCGCTCGCCTTCGCCGTGCTCATCGACGCCACCATCGTGCGCTGCCTGCTCGTGCCGGCGTTCATGACGTGGCAGGAACGCATCATGTGGTGGGCGCCGCGCTGGATGAAGCGCCTGCACGCGAAGATCGGCATCGCCGAGGGGTGA
- a CDS encoding maltokinase N-terminal cap-like domain-containing protein, producing the protein MALLHRAQLTPSKLELVGGWIADQPFWQAGADPATLERVASFRFDDPAGEVGIETLIVRAGDTTLQVPLTYRAAPLPGGEASLIGTMEHSVLGTRYAYDAIGDPVYLAEAARVAATGGAEVEQYYEQDGERRIKPGDAHVRGNGHQDAAVPAVPVDAVAITVDSDPFASVARWSGGSLAVSRDLGAAPSEEFSAAPLRIVGDWADMHDVLVIAVSPDTRAA; encoded by the coding sequence ATGGCTCTCCTTCATCGCGCTCAGCTGACCCCCTCCAAGCTCGAACTCGTCGGAGGCTGGATCGCCGACCAGCCGTTCTGGCAGGCCGGCGCCGACCCCGCGACGCTCGAACGCGTCGCTTCGTTCCGGTTCGACGACCCCGCAGGCGAGGTCGGCATCGAGACACTGATCGTGCGGGCGGGCGACACCACGCTGCAGGTGCCGCTGACGTACCGGGCCGCGCCTCTGCCTGGCGGCGAGGCATCCCTCATCGGCACCATGGAGCACAGCGTGCTCGGCACGCGTTACGCGTACGACGCGATCGGCGACCCGGTGTATCTCGCCGAGGCAGCGCGGGTCGCGGCGACCGGCGGCGCCGAGGTGGAGCAGTACTACGAGCAGGACGGCGAGCGGCGCATCAAGCCCGGTGACGCGCACGTGCGGGGCAACGGGCATCAGGATGCCGCGGTGCCGGCCGTTCCCGTCGACGCCGTTGCGATCACCGTGGACTCCGACCCCTTCGCCAGCGTTGCGCGGTGGAGCGGAGGCTCGCTCGCCGTGTCGCGCGACCTCGGCGCGGCGCCGTCGGAGGAGTTCTCCGCTGCACCGCTGCGCATCGTGGGCGACTGGGCCGACATGCACGACGTGCTCGTGATCGCCGTCTCACCCGACACGCGGGCGGCCTGA
- a CDS encoding DUF2255 family protein, which translates to MASTFSDDELRTIGDEDEVVLTARRADGSLGPSATIWIVRVGDEVFVRSAYGSGNRWFARALRAGAGHVTIGAVSRDTVFEDASAGTAHPADAAAVDAAYHAKYDGHYPKQYVDPVVDAASHSATLRVLPA; encoded by the coding sequence ATGGCCTCGACCTTCAGCGACGACGAATTGCGCACGATCGGCGACGAAGACGAGGTCGTGCTGACCGCCCGACGAGCCGACGGGTCACTCGGTCCCTCCGCCACCATCTGGATCGTGCGCGTCGGCGACGAGGTCTTCGTGCGCTCGGCCTATGGATCGGGCAACCGCTGGTTCGCCCGCGCCCTGCGCGCCGGCGCCGGCCACGTGACGATCGGCGCCGTCTCGCGCGACACCGTGTTCGAGGATGCCTCCGCCGGCACCGCCCACCCCGCCGACGCCGCAGCCGTCGACGCCGCGTACCACGCGAAGTACGACGGCCACTACCCGAAGCAGTACGTCGACCCCGTGGTCGACGCCGCCTCGCACTCGGCGACGCTGCGCGTGCTGCCTGCATGA